One Desulfomonile tiedjei DNA window includes the following coding sequences:
- a CDS encoding GNAT family N-acetyltransferase, whose translation MQTFSIAPASADDCLECARLLVEQLRGHGIDSSAEQLARVLADVVADMSRGFLLVARAGGRVVGVAYVATILSVEHCGPVGWLEEIYVTPDCRNRGIGTSLVAAVIKRAEEAAIAAIDLEIDAAHSRAASLYQRFGFLRLDRSRWVRKLKR comes from the coding sequence ATGCAAACATTTTCCATCGCCCCAGCTTCAGCCGACGACTGCTTAGAATGCGCGCGGCTTCTGGTCGAGCAGCTTCGAGGGCACGGTATTGACTCCTCTGCGGAACAACTGGCACGTGTGTTGGCAGATGTGGTCGCTGACATGTCGCGCGGTTTTCTCCTGGTCGCGCGAGCCGGCGGCCGAGTTGTCGGCGTTGCCTATGTAGCCACCATTCTGAGTGTGGAACATTGCGGTCCGGTCGGGTGGCTTGAGGAGATTTATGTCACACCCGATTGTCGGAACCGGGGCATCGGCACGTCCTTGGTGGCCGCTGTCATAAAGCGGGCAGAGGAAGCTGCGATTGCCGCGATAGACTTGGAAATTGATGCGGCCCACAGCCGCGCGGCGTCACTTTATCAGCGGTTTGGGTTCCTTCGTTTGGACCGTTCACGGTGGGTCAGGAAGTTGAAGAGATGA